In Eucalyptus grandis isolate ANBG69807.140 chromosome 4, ASM1654582v1, whole genome shotgun sequence, the following proteins share a genomic window:
- the LOC108959249 gene encoding uncharacterized protein LOC108959249 yields MSGNAISMVVEAKLAIRTGVLGSEFFLSEKAPIKPFTTIVVATLRQPCRCLLFTKLAALECCFATFLLKNKFHHQTCRPQTSQILKFHYDLLLHALACAATPRIYTPYIRKILHCIIDIIGMSASASRPWFLYIGPVLKDTGFGVTSLVIPVRLLRILVKLRINLSFNEASHTLERDLGVYFGWSNFEELMLDGQWNEAEKYLSGFTELRTTDSPSMSVSDLRKENILTAMIAGRQNDFFTSDLTVFQPNKDLLEEMTQFLTSDNIRRNNNLAM; encoded by the exons ATGTCAGGCAATGCCATTTCGATGGTGGTCGAAGCAAAGTTGGCGATCCGCACAGGAGTGTTGGGATCAGAGTTCTTCTTGTCTGAGAAAGCTCCCATTAAACCTTTTACAACGATTGTCGTCGCAACTTTACGTCAGCCATGCCGGTGTCTATTGTTCACCAAACTCGCTGCCCTGGAGTGCTGTTTCGCCACTTTCCTTCTGAAAAACAAATTCCATCATCAGACTTGCCGCCCTCAAACGAGCCAGATCTTGAAGTTTCACTATGATCTGCTGTTGCACGCACTGGCCTGCGCTGCTACCCCTCGAATCTACACACCTTACATCCGAAAAATCCTTCACTGTATTATTGACATCATCGGCATGTCAGCTTCAGCGAGCCGTCCCTGGTTCTTGTACATTGGACCGGTTCTTAAG GACACAGGCTTTGGCGTTACATCGCTGGTAATACCCGTGCGCCTGCTAAGAATACTGGTGAAATTGAGGATAAATTTGTCCTTCAATGAAGCTTCGCACACGCTTGAGCGTGATCTGGGAGTTTATTTCGGCTGGAGTAACTTTGAGGAGCTGATGCTCGACGGGCAATGGAATGAGGCCGAGAAGTATCTTTCTGGTTTTACAGAGCTCCGGACGACAGATTCTCCATCCATGTCTGTTTCAGACCTacgaaaagaaaatatcttgaCAGCAATGATTGCAGGAAggcaaaatgatttttttacgAGCGATCTAACAGTGTTCCAGCCAAATAAAGACTTACTCGAGGAAATGACTCAATTTTTGACATCGGATAATATTAGGAGAAACAACAATCTGGCCATGTAA
- the LOC104440867 gene encoding FYVE, RhoGEF and PH domain-containing protein 5 — MEGASSNSSNRAAKVETLGSGVFSSVAPDADYQVSDASPDGGAVGNLWVHDAPIAAVDSRSDRGSAAKGEAEPFQRSNEENSEKGESKIIDQKPGKYFYYDAPLQEDTGMWIPVSCPPMLETHQEDWTRSFYTNGGYFPEGDLGWNRYIMEEKELTMWDVLVEMLLAARGKVSALTSGDIGSRFSWMSTHLLEQAWQEMAQTLTEASFGNVREILEAEPPTWMADSSASACMLCSVRFHPIMRSRHHCRFCGGIFCGECSRGRSLLPLKFRVSDPQRVCDVCCVRLESVQPYLMDKVSHASQFPTQDLTDLSTLRSWINFPWGQSMEHEIYKATNAIRGYSQVGSLKPEKAIPDAILRQAKGLAIITVAKVGMMVTYNIGTGLVVARREDGSWSPPSAISSCGIGWGAQAGGELTDFVIVLRTTEAVKTFGGTAHFSVGAGLSAAVGPIGRAAEADVRAGDGGCAACYTYSCSKGAFVGCSLQGSVVTTRTRENCRFYGSQSINALDILLGSLPKPPAAAILYNALADMYQKLEWSSPY; from the exons ATGGAGGGAGCCAGCTCGAATTCCAGCAATCGAGCTGCAAAGGTTGAAACTTTGGGCTCCGGGGTCTTCAGCTCCGTCGCCCCCGATGCGGATTACCAGGTTTCCGATGCTTCGCCT GATGGAGGTGCTGTTGGCAATCTATGGGTTCATGATGCTCCAATAGCTGCAGTTGATTCTAGAAGTGACAGGGGTTCAGCTGCAAAAGGTGAGGCTGAACCATTCCAGAGAAGTAACGAGGAGAACAGTGAGAAAGGAGAATCGAAGATTATTGATCAGAAGCCTGGAAAGTACTTCTATTATGATGCACCACTTCAAGAAGATACAGGCATGTGGATACCAGTTTCCTGTCCACCTATGTTGGAAACTCATCAAGAAGATTGGACTAGAAGTTTTTACACAAATGGGGGTTATTTTCCAGAAGGGGACTTGGGGTGGAACCGGTACATCATGGAAGAAAAGGAGCTTACTATGTGGGATGTATTAGTTGAAATGTTACTCGCAGCCCGAGGCAAAGTAAGTGCTCTTACTTCAGGTGATATTGGTAGTAGGTTTTCGTGGATGTCTACTCATCTGCTTGAGCAAGCTTGGCAAGAAATGGCTCAAACTCTCACTGAGGCCAGTTTTGGAAATGTGAGGGAAATTCTTGAGGCAGAACCACCAACATGGATGGCAGACAGCAGTGCTTCTGCATGTATGCTGTGTAGTGTGCGCTTTCATCCAATCATGCGTTCTAGGCATCATTGCCGATTCTGCGGAGGAATTTTTTGTGGCGAGTGCTCTAGAGGAAGGAGTTTGTTGCCTTTAAAGTTCCGGGTTAGTGATCCCCAGAGAGTGTGTGATGTCTGCTGCGTGCGGCTTGAGTCTGTCCAGCCTTACCTAATGGATAAAGTAAGCCATGCTTCTCAGTTTCCGACCCAAGATCTGACAGACCTTAGTACTTTGAGATCCTGGATCAATTTTCCTTGGGGACAATCAATGGAACATGAGATTTACAAGGCAACAAATGCAATCCGAGGTTATAGTCAG GTGGGTTCACTAAAACCTGAGAAGGCAATTCCTGATGCCATTTTACGACAAGCAAAAGGCCTTGCAATAATTACTGTTGCGAAAGTTGGTATGATGGTAACCTACAATATTGGAACCGGCCTTGTGGTTGCTCGTAGGGAAGATGGCTCATGGTCTCCACCTTCTGCAATATCTTCATGTGGAATAGGGTGGGGAGCACAG GCTGGAGGAGAATTGACAGACTTTGTTATAGTGTTGAGAACAACCGAGGCTGTGAAGACATTTGGTGGGACTGCTCATTTTTCAGTTGGGGCTGGTTTGAGTGCAGCAGTTGGTCCCATTGGAAGGGCTGCTGAAGCTGATGTACGAGCAGGGGATGGTGGCTGTGCTGCTTGTTATACGTACAGCTGCAGTAAAG GTGCTTTTGTTGGATGTTCCCTTCAAGGCAGTGTTGTGACAACGCGGACAAGAGAAAATTGCCGATTTTATGGCAGCCAGTCTATAAATGCATTGGACATACTACTTGGTTCGTTGCCGAAGCCGCCAGCTGCTGCCATCCTTTATAATGCGCTCGCAGACATGTATCAGAAGCTGGAGTGGTCATCACCATATTAG
- the LOC104440866 gene encoding carboxy-terminal domain RNA polymerase II polypeptide A small phosphatase 1, with translation MVSRIIRRTPTKSIKDCHGRRGRSRRLGKKSPVKNAAAAPGSFIATINKSLHSCQRRLIKIFSKLAHIGTPSRRKGFRVLQKVADEPPSSLAGASLCRSLSFDAENHRLPPLVSPTKKTVFLDLDETLVHSQTDPPPEKFDFVVQPTINGERLNFYVLKRPGVDDFLRVMSAKFELVIFTAGVKEYASLVLDRLDQKRSLISHRLYRDSCEEVDGKFVKDLSKMGRDLQRVVIVDDNPNAYVFQPENAIPVCPFVNDLDDVELGKLAKFFEGTDGFDDMREAVKQYRAEEDFKLEVMGLMT, from the coding sequence ATGGTTTCAAGAATCATCAGAAGAACGCCGACCAAGTCCATCAAGGACTGCCACGGCCGCCGCGGCCGCAGCCGCCGCCTCGGGAAGAAGTCCCCCGTCAagaacgccgccgccgcccccggcTCCTTCATCGCGACGATCAACAAGTCCCTCCACTCGTGCCAGCGCCGCCTCATCAAGATCTTCTCCAAGTTGGCCCACATCGGCACCCCGAGCCGCCGCAAGGGCTTCAGGGTCCTCCAGAAGGTCGCCGACGAGCCGCCGTCCTCCCTTGCCGGGGCGAGCCTATGCAGATCCCTCTCCTTCGATGCCGAGAATCACCGGCTCCCGCCGCTGGTGTCGCCGACCAAGAAGACCGTTTTTCTCGACCTCGACGAGACGCTGGTCCACTCGCAGACTGACCCGCCTCCAGAGAAGTTCGATTTCGTTGTCCAGCCAACGATAAACGGCGAAAGGTTGAATTTTTATGTGCTCAAGCGCCCCGGGGTGGATGATTTCCTGCGCGTGATGAGCGCCAAGTTCGAGCTGGTGATCTTCACGGCCGGCGTGAAAGAGTACGCCTCGCTGGTGCTCGACCGGCTCGACCAGAAAAGGTCGCTGATATCGCACCGGCTGTACCGGGATTCGTGCGAGGAAGTGGACGGGAAGTTCGTGAAGGACTTGTCCAAGATGGGCAGGGACTTGCAGAGGGTGGTGATCGTTGACGATAACCCGAATGCTTACGTGTTTCAGCCGGAGAACGCGATCCCCGTTTGCCCGTTCGTCAATGATCTCGACGATGTCGAGCTTGGAAAGTTGGCCAAGTTCTTTGAAGGGACTGATGGATTTGATGACATGAGGGAGGCTGTGAAGCAGTACAGAGCTGAAGAAGATTTCAAGCTGGAAGTGATGGGTTTGATGACGTGA